AAGTCCCAATCAGCCCCACAGCCTCTCCAGCTCACACAGGACATTAAAACTCGTGCTTCTGTCCCTCCACCTTCAGGCCCTAATCTGCCTTGTTGACAAGAAAACGGGTGAGAAGAGCAAGACGCGTCCTCGCTTCGTCAAGCAGGACCAGGTCTGCATTGCACGTCTGAGAGCTGCAGGCACCATCTGCCTGGAGACGTTTAAAGACTTCCCCCAGATGGGCAGATTCACACTGAGGGACGAAGGTAAGAGCAGCTACAACAACCCTGACTGGCCTGCGCATTAGAAACGGTATCAGCCCCACTTTCCTCCCCTGGAAGTTTGCTGTCtccgtttttattattgtaattttcaTAAACTCAAGATGATCAGATgcattgcaaagtccctctttaccatgaaaatgaacttatcCACTGCATTACAGCCCAGCCACAAAAGGAACTAAGAGAACTAAGTGTCTCGGGGAACAAAAcgttgaaattttgggtccacgTTCAGGAAACTCCCCGAAATTTAAGAGAACTTTGGTCAAtcctgagaacttgtggtcagcATGTCAGCATGTCTGTAGTCTgttctgaatgaaatattactAGAAATTCACTATAAAGTCAACAAATGCTGCATACTTGAATCTTTAATCGAtccacctctgcttttaatattCTTTTACAGGAAAAACTATTGCAATTGGCAAAGTGCTGAAGCTTGTGCCTGAGAAGGACTAATTGTGAACCTCCAAAAGCAGCCAGGTGACAGGAGGATGGCACATGAGTTCCACCAGGAGCAGCTTAACGGAAAAAAGGAGATGGACCCAGGAAGTAATTGTTTTAAGGAAATCTGCTTTCTCATATTGAGAGCATCTCTCTTCACCCCTTCTCTGCTGGTCTGTGGTATTTAAACGGGCGCGGCTCTCTCTGAACCTGTGTCTCAATGACTAGTCTACAAGCTGCATGTCCCCTGACCAGGGATGCACGGATCCAGCTTTCTCGCTTATTGTCCACTGTCCTCCTGGCTTGATTTAGACAATCCGGATCCATAGTAATGAAACATAGACATTTAAATCtgtgtatagattttttttgcctgGTATGTGGGATTTGTATGGAAGTGGAATAATCTGCAGGCCGGCCGAGCTGTTGAGACACAGGTCCGTAGTGGGTCAGTAGATTCAGAGATTATTCATGCTTTTTAATTTCCTTTACATTCTTCTGGATACAGTGATGAGTGTAACCAGTTCAGAAGGACCGGTGTCCTGCAGTTCTGCAGACGAATGTGGAACCTAGGACATGTTTGGGGGAAAATGCTCTGCAGGCTTCCAGGAGTTTGAGACCCCTGCTCTAAAACTATGAAATATCTGAACAGAGAACCCGAATGACCTAAACCCGAATtggaaataattaataaaattctaaacgtcaccttgtgtgtgtggttgtatgttTGTTATCCGAGCTTCCATTACACTAAGCTGTTGGAAGGTTTAAATAAAGTTGCAGCCTttcaaaaaaaaacaggtgggCGATGACGTAGCCCGCTGCTTGTGCGCATGCGTGTCGGGTTAACACGTGAAGCGAGCATGGCGGCCACCGAGGGAAGGCTGGAGTTGGACCGCGCTCAGGTACTGTCGCTAACTTCTCCAAATGACAGTGTTTAAGGATaatatagtttatttatttatttatttatttttacgcGCCTCGGGTTATTACGCGGGGCTTTTCTTTCTGCTCAGGTGAAGAAGGCCGTCCTGGCTCTGCAGGCCTACCTGAAACGCGCCTCGTCGTCAGGGGACGTTCTCCTGAACGAGAACCAGCACATCTTCCTGCAGCTGACCCTGTGGAAGATCCCCGGGCAGCAGCAGACCATCCGCATGTCGGTTTTAACGTTAAACACGTTTCATGTATATTCAGCAGTTTCTTGTATTGATGTAAGAATACAGCAAAGTGTAGATTTGGATGTAGAAGAATAAGTGAACATTGTAAATACGAATATGAGtcacattatacattataaggCGGTGGGCATGTACAGAAATATCTCGTtgatctattattattattgtccgGCGGTATGAAAAccaactacatttcccacaatgccgcTCTTCGGTTGCCAGCTGAGtgtgtacaggagcagtttccacgttGTCGTCAAATGggttttaattctttttttcttttttttctgcttcaaaaTCAAAGTCGCTGTGTGAACTCAGTTTGTCAGCCAAGTGTGCACTGAattgtgggatttgtagtttgtgtCATTGCCAGGCCATAATAAAAAATCCTCACTACGGGGTTTTAGTTGCTGTAACGCTGCTGAACGCGTTTTTGATCTCCCGCAGCCCATTACCGCATTGCATCCGCAAAGAAACGGGCGAGGTGTGCCTGTTCACACGGGACGAGCCCAGCTTGACCAGCGAGCAGACGGAGCGCTTTTACAAGAAGCTGCTCAGCGAACGAggagtgcagaaggtcacagaggTACAGCCGGCGCATCAGACGTTCTGTGTCGCACCTCAGCAAACCTTCCTGTCCTGCCGGTGACTCTGAGGGTTAATATGGTGCCAGACGGACTCAGAGTAAATCCAGAGGAGCTGCTCATCTGTTTCTGCTCGTCTCTACATCTCTGATACAAAAACCGGCGCTTTGTGTTTCAGGTTGTGTAATCAGGTTGTAATGCCTGTCATGTCCTCTGTTCCAGGTTATTCCTTTTAAGGTACTGAAGACCGAGTACAAGCCGTATGAAGCCAAACTGAGGTTGTTGGGAaactttgacatttttttggcaGACAGTCGGATTCGACGCCTGCTGCCCTCGCAAATCGGAAAGCATTTCTATGAGCGGAAGAAGTAAGAAGTTTGTGAGATttcagatgattttttttgtgttcttgagTGCTTTGCATTAATTACGTTtaccagatggccttatccagagtgccgtacaatcagtagctgcagggactgtcccccccccccccctggagacactcagggttacgtgtagtagtaagtggggtttgaacctgggactttgtgctacGATACCACCACCCTGTATTATGTCATGTCCTAAGTGGGCGTGTAATTGCACAGTATTCATCTGCAGTGGtgacctgtcatggtgcccactgctcaccaaggctgatggtttaaatgcagaggacacgtttcaccgtctCACCGTATGCTGCGCTGCACTTTACTGCTCTTTCCTGCAGGGCTCCCCTTTCTGTGGACCTGCAAAACAAACACCTGGGTCCGGTCCTGGAGCGTCTCATCCAGGGCACCACGCTGACTCTGGGCAAGAAGGGCTCCTGCTGGTGAGATCTTCTCTCATGTTGCTCGTGCTGTTACGCGTGATCTAAAGACCGGGCGAGAAGATGACTTGGTGAAATAATTCCAGATGGTGCCCCACCGATTTCGGGGTGAATCCAGGCgagctgcatgtgtgtttctgctcGTCTCTACATCTCTGGCACAAAAACTCTAATAACCGATCAGCCCCGGGTCTCTGTTgggtgcagttttttttttttttttgtagttttttaactttcttttattttttactttgcacagcATGACTCAAGTTGCTCACTCAGGGATGACTACTGATGAGATCTTGGAAAACATCATTGCTGCTTCCGAGACCATTTCGTCCAAGTTGAAGACGGTGAGAGCTGAGTTGTGGGGGTTTTGTTCGAGGGGTCAGTACTGTGTGACCTGAAAGGTacgtgtgtgtttcagaaagCGAAgggtaaattaataaaaatcatCCATCTGAAGAGCCAGTCCTCCGTTGCCCTGCCCATCTACAACTCCACCCTCagtcacctggccatggtggaggACCTGCAGTCAACGCAGAAGAAGGGGAAGGTAAGCTGTGAGCACGAAGCCACCGTATTTTACCCGGATGAGCTGGAGATCACCGTTATTTCTAACTGGTATTttcagaagaggaggaaggtggACGAGACTCAGGAGAAGAGTGGAGCTGCATCTGAGGATGAAGAACCGATCCCACAGCTGCTGCCCATCCAGACCCCCAGTAAAAAGGCCAAGCTGGAGGTACGGGTACCTGATTACCTCATTACTTATTCGTAGTAGAGCTATAATGAATTATCTGTAGTGTACCccacatttctttatttcattcatctGTGAAACCActtaatatgtatttttattcatgttttaaagTCTTCTTGTCTTGATGCCTACATGTTTGGGATTATTGGTGTCTTTAGAACTCTGAATTCATGCTTGTCTGCGCGGTATAAAAAGTCCCAAATCCTTAAATCTTGTGAAATACTACAgagccaataaataaaatggaacaatCCTTCAATCTGCCAGTTACTGCGCACTTCCGGGTTTTACTAAGCGCAGCACGGGTGTCAGTGTCCGATCTAGACCACGCCCTGATCGGTTGTGCGCCTGCCATTGGCTGCTGACAGCTCACATGGAAATGAGCAGGGGCGGTCTTAgactgtttggtgccctgggaaaaaaaaaaaaaaaaaagtcattattatttaaaaatcctgGAGacactgcatgataaaatatgaacaagcatggtggtgtttttaatgtaaactctacagctgaatactGAAAATCCTAAAATGTTATAATCGctcgcatcatacaaatacctggctTTTCACAGGCCTTATGGGATAGAAACGGTCCACGTTCAGTAGAATTGGCCAGTTATTGTTTTATCAGGTATACGGTTCCTGCTGCAGTGGCCCCCCCCTGTtcccctttttacattttaaatgtgctaATTATCGAGATATACAGTTTAATGtctatgttttatatttttttattgcgatatgaattttatgccatatcacaCAGCCCTTCTGTCTCTCTCGTCAGCAGGTGTCTCCCAAGATAAAAACGGAGAAGAAAGCAGCCAAACCAGTCAGCCTGCAAAAAGGAAAGAGGCGCAAACCCAGACCGGGCAAGGTGGTTCATAAAGCCGCGAAACCTCGCAAAGCTCCGGCCCACAAGCTCAAACCCAAATCGTCTTAACGCTC
Above is a genomic segment from Denticeps clupeoides chromosome 8, fDenClu1.1, whole genome shotgun sequence containing:
- the rsl1d1 gene encoding ribosomal L1 domain-containing protein 1 isoform X1, whose amino-acid sequence is MRVGLTREASMAATEGRLELDRAQVKKAVLALQAYLKRASSSGDVLLNENQHIFLQLTLWKIPGQQQTIRIPLPHCIRKETGEVCLFTRDEPSLTSEQTERFYKKLLSERGVQKVTEVIPFKVLKTEYKPYEAKLRLLGNFDIFLADSRIRRLLPSQIGKHFYERKKAPLSVDLQNKHLGPVLERLIQGTTLTLGKKGSCCMTQVAHSGMTTDEILENIIAASETISSKLKTKAKGKLIKIIHLKSQSSVALPIYNSTLSHLAMVEDLQSTQKKGKKRRKVDETQEKSGAASEDEEPIPQLLPIQTPSKKAKLEQVSPKIKTEKKAAKPVSLQKGKRRKPRPGKVVHKAAKPRKAPAHKLKPKSS
- the rsl1d1 gene encoding ribosomal L1 domain-containing protein 1 isoform X2, whose product is MRVGLTREASMAATEGRLELDRAQVKKAVLALQAYLKRASSSGDVLLNENQHIFLQLTLWKIPGQQQTIRIPLPHCIRKETGEVCLFTRDEPSLTSEQTERFYKKLLSERGVQKVTEVIPFKVLKTEYKPYEAKLRLLGNFDIFLADSRIRRLLPSQIGKHFYERKKAPLSVDLQNKHLGPVLERLIQGTTLTLGKKGSCCMTQVAHSGMTTDEILENIIAASETISSKLKTKAKGKLIKIIHLKSQSSVALPIYNSTLSHLAMVEDLQSTQKKGKKRRKVDETQEKSGAASEDEEPIPQLLPIQTPSKKAKLEVSPKIKTEKKAAKPVSLQKGKRRKPRPGKVVHKAAKPRKAPAHKLKPKSS